In Balaenoptera ricei isolate mBalRic1 chromosome 7, mBalRic1.hap2, whole genome shotgun sequence, a single window of DNA contains:
- the PRLH gene encoding prolactin-releasing peptide, translating to MKAPRAWFLCLLLLGLAHQRSMELRAPDINPAWYTGRGIRPVGRFGRRRAALGDGPKPGLQRPPACFPLAGGAEPSQGG from the exons ATGAAGGCGCCGCGGGCCTGGTTCCTGTGCCTGCTGCTGCTGGGCCTGGCCCACCAGCGCTCCATGGAGCTCCGCG cCCCCGACATCAATCCTGCCTGGTACACGGGCCGCGGAATCCGGCCCGTGGGCCGCTTTGGCCGGAGGAGAGCAGCCCTGGGGGATGGACCAAAGCCTGGCCTCCAGCGCCCGCCCGCCTGCTTCCCCCTGGCAGGAGGCGCTGAGCCCTCCCAGGGTGGCTGA